In Mesotoga sp. Brook.08.105.5.1, a genomic segment contains:
- a CDS encoding pseudouridine synthase: protein MILVPQEGVLYNLFMRLDGYVSKFSGFSRSQSRKMIRSQRVVVNGRVVDTPSASVSANDEVLLDGKHIKTFGMVYIALNKPGGFVCSRERDEGENVFDLVDEVFSAELSIAGRLDKDTTGLVILSNDGEFIHNVISPNKLVEKEYFVETVNEITSDEISLLSQGVSIGDEEFSMPVSVEELDSFHLRIVLTEGRYHEVKRLVLAVGNKVRNLHRNRIGAYYLPDRLSPGKWIYLSETDRKRITGT, encoded by the coding sequence GTGATACTGGTACCTCAAGAAGGTGTATTGTACAATCTATTTATGAGATTGGATGGCTATGTTTCTAAGTTCTCTGGCTTCAGCAGAAGCCAGAGCAGAAAGATGATAAGAAGTCAAAGAGTAGTCGTTAATGGAAGAGTCGTCGATACCCCGTCTGCAAGTGTTAGCGCGAACGATGAAGTACTTCTGGACGGAAAGCACATAAAAACCTTTGGAATGGTCTACATAGCTCTGAACAAACCTGGAGGTTTTGTCTGCTCAAGAGAGAGAGACGAGGGAGAGAATGTCTTCGACCTGGTAGATGAAGTCTTTTCTGCCGAACTGTCCATTGCCGGAAGGCTTGATAAAGACACAACTGGACTCGTAATACTCTCAAACGACGGCGAGTTCATTCACAACGTGATTTCGCCGAACAAGCTGGTCGAGAAGGAGTATTTCGTAGAGACCGTCAATGAGATTACTTCAGATGAGATCTCACTTCTCTCGCAAGGAGTCTCAATAGGCGATGAAGAGTTTTCTATGCCGGTATCAGTTGAAGAACTAGATTCTTTTCATCTGAGAATTGTACTGACGGAGGGCAGGTATCACGAAGTCAAGAGACTCGTTCTGGCAGTGGGAAACAAGGTGAGAAACCTTCACCGAAACAGGATCGGCGCATATTACCTTCCCGATCGATTGAGCCCCGGAAAGTGGATATACCTATCTGAGACAGACAGAAAAAGAATAACCGGGACTTGA
- the ruvX gene encoding Holliday junction resolvase RuvX: MVKLGIDFGTSRIGLALQIEDVEIPLRTIDHSGYRKTLSRILEEKKVEIVVIGLPISMSGRFSESTMRAVSFAEKVKNIYSGPVFLVDESLTTKTAMRMSQEVGQDFSKVKDVFSAMQILRNESSITARRWEVRERRVVCRDLREIPSNSRVLLYKPESARIEGIDSLETDPGVFVEDPQIFLAFKRKGMNPVNLIDDIDFSTYDIIVIACGEELDGKLDLNSEGPQVIECSWLNG; this comes from the coding sequence ATGGTAAAACTTGGCATTGACTTTGGCACATCAAGAATCGGCCTTGCTTTACAGATAGAGGATGTAGAAATCCCTCTAAGAACCATTGATCACTCAGGTTATCGCAAAACACTCTCAAGAATACTAGAGGAGAAGAAAGTCGAGATAGTTGTTATTGGATTACCAATCTCAATGTCTGGCAGATTCAGCGAATCTACTATGAGAGCAGTCTCATTTGCTGAAAAGGTGAAGAACATCTATTCTGGCCCAGTCTTTCTGGTGGATGAATCTCTAACTACAAAGACGGCGATGAGAATGTCTCAAGAAGTTGGACAGGATTTCTCGAAAGTAAAGGATGTTTTCAGTGCAATGCAGATTCTTAGAAATGAGTCTTCTATTACGGCCAGAAGGTGGGAGGTACGTGAGAGAAGAGTCGTCTGCCGTGATCTTCGTGAAATCCCTTCAAATAGCAGGGTATTGCTGTACAAACCAGAATCTGCTCGAATAGAAGGTATTGACTCTCTGGAGACAGACCCAGGAGTTTTTGTCGAAGATCCTCAGATCTTTCTGGCATTCAAGAGAAAAGGAATGAACCCGGTAAACCTCATTGATGACATAGACTTTTCAACTTACGATATAATAGTAATCGCTTGTGGAGAAGAGCTTGATGGGAAGTTAGATCTGAACTCAGAAGGTCCGCAGGTTATTGAGTGCTCGTGGCTCAACGGATAG
- a CDS encoding PEGA domain-containing protein — MKKTILVILSFFLAVSLFGIVTYDMQKVIIVPEKPQGGLEVSIWLDRDNGSLYYSGEEVKTYFKVNKDAYIAIYDITPNGEIQLIFPNGYDRSNFVKAGVTYTLPTENATTRYRLQLTSETGGGKEIFQIVASTSYLGFLDDLMVRAEAGDIFPKASSGAEDFVVSKVIPVIDKQEYAVSTAWFYLDVMPSTGRARITTTPSNATVYVDGKMVGRSPINIDLDVGNHMVTAYMNGYRTETRQFTIESGRTLDVRLDLQKLAKEYQFSLVTNPSDATVHIDGRLVGRTPLNVTLEEGTKSISVSKAGYQTYTETFVLNRNISKSITLTSMVQNYQLSVITSPSGADIYVNNAYIGRSPLNVTLEGGTKNLRIERSGYETYTENFILDRSISKSITLTPQVKEYRLSVTSSPSNALVYINGTYQGRTPLTLTLREGSYAVRVTADGYEDFSTNVTLAGDRQVSATLYAKKARLTIETEPTNASVFVDNVYVGRSPLSVDLDAGRHTIRVEKSGYITDSKDVNLAAGTSSSTKITLIEERPVARITISSDPSNARIFINGKDYGRSNRVVELDPGYYEVVLVLDGYRVSVTYRYFGKGDHNLSFNLSRID; from the coding sequence ATGAAGAAAACAATACTGGTTATTCTCAGTTTTTTCTTGGCAGTATCACTATTTGGGATTGTAACTTATGACATGCAGAAGGTAATTATTGTACCGGAGAAGCCGCAGGGGGGGCTGGAGGTTTCCATTTGGCTTGACAGAGATAACGGTTCTCTTTACTATTCAGGCGAAGAGGTTAAGACTTACTTCAAAGTCAATAAAGATGCATATATAGCGATATACGATATCACACCAAATGGAGAAATCCAGCTGATATTCCCTAATGGTTATGATCGCAGCAATTTCGTCAAGGCTGGAGTGACCTACACTCTTCCAACGGAGAACGCTACGACGAGATACCGTCTTCAGTTGACGAGTGAGACAGGTGGAGGAAAGGAGATCTTTCAGATTGTTGCATCGACGTCTTACCTTGGATTTCTTGACGATTTGATGGTGAGAGCTGAGGCAGGAGATATCTTCCCCAAGGCCAGTTCAGGGGCGGAGGACTTCGTAGTTTCAAAAGTAATACCTGTTATTGATAAGCAGGAGTATGCCGTTTCCACTGCCTGGTTCTATCTGGATGTGATGCCCAGCACAGGACGAGCGAGGATAACCACAACTCCGTCAAATGCAACCGTATATGTTGACGGAAAGATGGTCGGCAGGAGTCCCATTAACATAGACCTAGATGTGGGGAACCACATGGTCACAGCATACATGAACGGTTACAGGACCGAAACCAGACAGTTCACTATCGAAAGTGGGAGAACGCTGGATGTAAGACTTGATTTGCAGAAGTTAGCAAAAGAGTATCAATTCTCTCTTGTCACAAACCCAAGCGATGCAACTGTGCATATTGATGGCAGGCTTGTAGGAAGAACACCCCTGAATGTCACCTTGGAAGAAGGCACGAAGAGTATCAGCGTTTCTAAGGCTGGATATCAGACATACACAGAGACTTTTGTCCTGAATCGTAATATTTCCAAGTCTATCACTCTGACTTCTATGGTTCAGAATTATCAACTGTCGGTAATAACGAGTCCTTCAGGGGCAGATATTTATGTGAATAACGCTTACATTGGTAGATCCCCGTTGAATGTGACTCTGGAAGGCGGAACAAAGAACTTGAGAATTGAGAGATCGGGATACGAGACATACACTGAAAACTTCATTCTTGATCGCTCGATTTCGAAATCCATTACCTTGACTCCTCAAGTGAAAGAGTACAGATTGAGCGTAACGAGTTCACCTTCGAACGCCCTTGTCTACATAAACGGAACATATCAAGGCAGAACTCCGCTTACTCTTACCTTGAGGGAGGGATCTTACGCCGTCAGAGTAACCGCAGATGGCTATGAAGATTTCTCTACTAACGTAACACTTGCTGGTGATAGACAAGTAAGTGCCACTCTTTATGCAAAGAAGGCCAGACTGACAATAGAAACAGAGCCGACAAATGCATCAGTTTTTGTAGATAACGTTTATGTGGGCAGATCTCCGCTATCCGTTGATCTTGATGCGGGGAGGCATACGATCAGAGTAGAGAAGTCTGGCTATATAACTGACAGCAAAGATGTCAATCTCGCTGCCGGAACCAGTTCATCGACGAAAATCACTCTGATTGAAGAAAGGCCGGTTGCCAGGATTACAATTTCCTCTGATCCGAGCAATGCGAGAATCTTCATTAACGGAAAAGATTATGGTAGATCAAACAGGGTAGTTGAACTTGATCCAGGATATTATGAAGTAGTGCTTGTTCTGGACGGATATCGCGTGTCGGTTACATATAGATACTTTGGCAAGGGAGATCACAATCTCTCCTTCAACCTTTCAAGAATCGACTAA
- the recJ gene encoding single-stranded-DNA-specific exonuclease RecJ: protein MRKEWLLLKPDDEAVNRLVEFMGIDVFLARLLVTRGIDDEVEAMRFLNPDKTILHDPFILEGMQLAVRTIIETRERNESIVVFGDYDVDGVTSTALLYLAMKRMGFNVSYYIPLRLEEGYGLSKGAIKDLREQGHKLLITVDCGVTSFEEIKYAKEIGFNVVVTDHHEVKDILPPADAIVNPKRPDDNYPFKGLAGVGVAFKLLVALNETLHCPIDPEEYLDIVALGTIADIVPLRDENRYIVRQGTAKIQSSPLLGLKALLSYLRIPSENLTAQDIAFKIAPKLNAAGRMDSAIVALELLISEDMDSAMNTASRLLKHNQNRQTIEAKIFDQTERDIDSTSSFKDDYALVVDGDNWHLGVLGIVASRLVSIHNKPVFLISTNGSDGKGSARSPAGVSIISLLNEVSHLLREFGGHEMAAGFSIDKENITEFRTAINDAYIRLYGKKQPVFKIDIDDVLSIDSITSAILDKLELLRPFGHSNPEPRFLIKGLNIEKAKMFGSGSDHVKLILRSGDRKTLAIGYNMGSMFDDFKYVKPNLLKVDAVASIKSENLYGLQSVKLSLSDAKLYIDPVFEEEVRDKNFVFEFIRDWKNQQPGSQVKTDVSALISELEKKLSHKCPEFMEVSIKNPWGVFGNIRLKNPFLALKILKNYQQGKKTFVVSAINGTLAHTYYSLQHYLDSIKPVFANSLYRGRLDEPVVFTTLPFFVERFDEIAEIAGEVIFDEPTYILSGIFKDHPDLEGFFSNIDKVLGISGFAGSVYYDDLKDFLSDRRISHVYKPSPIKRVGIIDNRGSRKKVEQVMSIVGHGENVAVIVDSPHKTVTLAKSMGSRLSHALQNGELIFYNYLLKDFQRSVIYSLVERQKIRVLITTPSSDGLGVTLGNSNIVFYSAPRNFLEIIDSVSTRPGEDSELFLNLSFNKADLISNTGEMDRLFPTVEELEAVYQDLKDVLPASERDIRKALSFEDGISKVFLSMLEEMKLVSADEGIWYSSSSSELDSVEVKKTLRYREGVAEKRMTRWFATKLSTMTTRGLLRSLTNAEEVLKVG, encoded by the coding sequence ATGAGAAAGGAGTGGCTTCTCCTAAAGCCCGATGATGAGGCCGTAAACAGATTGGTCGAATTCATGGGAATCGATGTGTTTTTGGCAAGATTACTGGTAACGCGAGGAATTGATGACGAAGTTGAAGCAATGAGGTTCCTGAATCCAGATAAGACGATTCTTCATGATCCCTTCATTCTTGAAGGTATGCAGCTTGCAGTTCGTACAATAATAGAGACTAGAGAGAGAAACGAGAGCATCGTTGTCTTCGGTGATTATGATGTCGATGGTGTAACCAGTACAGCGCTCCTGTATCTTGCAATGAAAAGAATGGGGTTCAATGTTAGTTATTACATTCCTTTAAGGCTTGAGGAAGGGTACGGTTTGAGCAAGGGCGCAATAAAGGATCTTAGAGAACAGGGCCATAAACTATTGATTACCGTTGACTGTGGAGTCACTTCGTTTGAGGAAATCAAGTATGCAAAGGAAATAGGATTCAATGTAGTCGTAACCGATCATCACGAGGTGAAGGATATTCTTCCGCCAGCCGACGCCATAGTCAATCCCAAAAGACCTGACGACAACTATCCCTTTAAGGGACTTGCTGGAGTTGGCGTAGCTTTCAAATTGCTTGTTGCGCTTAATGAGACTCTACACTGTCCTATCGATCCGGAGGAATATCTGGATATCGTGGCGCTTGGTACTATAGCGGATATTGTACCCTTGAGAGATGAAAACCGCTACATAGTCAGGCAAGGTACCGCAAAGATCCAGAGCAGCCCGCTTCTTGGACTGAAGGCACTTTTGTCGTATCTTAGAATCCCGTCTGAAAACCTGACTGCGCAGGATATTGCCTTCAAGATTGCGCCCAAACTTAACGCGGCAGGGAGAATGGATTCAGCTATTGTTGCCCTCGAACTATTAATAAGTGAAGACATGGATTCAGCAATGAACACTGCTAGCCGGCTTCTGAAGCACAATCAGAATAGACAGACAATAGAGGCGAAGATCTTCGACCAGACTGAAAGAGATATCGACAGCACGTCCAGTTTCAAAGATGACTATGCGCTTGTTGTTGACGGCGATAACTGGCACCTTGGAGTTCTGGGGATTGTTGCCTCCAGACTTGTATCAATTCACAACAAGCCGGTTTTCTTGATATCTACCAACGGTTCCGACGGTAAGGGTTCCGCAAGAAGTCCTGCCGGTGTAAGCATAATCAGTCTCCTTAACGAAGTCTCTCACCTTTTGAGGGAGTTTGGCGGGCATGAGATGGCTGCAGGATTCAGCATAGACAAGGAGAACATCACTGAATTCCGAACGGCAATAAACGATGCTTACATAAGACTTTATGGGAAAAAGCAACCGGTATTCAAGATAGACATCGACGATGTCCTCTCTATAGATTCTATTACATCCGCTATTCTTGATAAACTGGAGCTCTTGAGACCCTTTGGTCACTCGAATCCCGAACCGAGATTCCTTATAAAGGGACTTAACATAGAGAAAGCGAAGATGTTTGGCAGCGGCAGCGATCACGTGAAGTTGATTCTACGTTCTGGAGATAGAAAGACGCTTGCTATAGGTTACAACATGGGTTCAATGTTTGATGACTTCAAATATGTGAAGCCAAATCTCCTAAAGGTGGATGCGGTTGCTTCAATTAAGAGCGAGAACCTTTATGGACTGCAGAGTGTCAAACTCTCTCTTTCGGATGCAAAGCTTTACATTGATCCAGTCTTTGAAGAGGAAGTAAGGGACAAGAATTTCGTTTTTGAGTTTATAAGAGATTGGAAGAATCAGCAGCCCGGTTCGCAGGTAAAAACTGATGTATCCGCTCTGATAAGCGAGCTTGAGAAGAAGCTCTCTCATAAGTGTCCGGAGTTCATGGAAGTAAGTATCAAGAATCCATGGGGAGTGTTTGGCAACATCAGACTGAAGAACCCTTTTCTCGCTCTCAAAATACTTAAAAACTATCAGCAAGGCAAGAAGACTTTCGTTGTGTCTGCAATAAACGGCACGCTTGCACATACCTATTATTCACTGCAGCACTATCTGGATTCGATAAAACCAGTCTTTGCCAACTCTCTGTACAGAGGAAGGTTGGATGAACCCGTTGTTTTCACCACTCTGCCCTTCTTCGTTGAAAGGTTTGACGAGATTGCTGAAATAGCCGGAGAGGTTATTTTCGACGAACCTACTTATATTCTCTCGGGCATTTTCAAGGACCATCCGGATCTTGAAGGTTTTTTCTCAAACATCGATAAGGTCCTAGGAATATCTGGATTTGCAGGAAGTGTCTACTATGATGATTTGAAGGATTTTCTATCGGATAGAAGGATATCTCACGTATATAAGCCAAGTCCAATCAAAAGGGTGGGCATAATCGACAACCGAGGCTCCAGAAAGAAGGTCGAGCAGGTTATGTCGATCGTCGGTCATGGTGAGAATGTCGCTGTGATTGTTGATTCCCCACATAAGACGGTCACTCTTGCCAAATCTATGGGATCAAGATTATCCCATGCTCTTCAGAATGGGGAACTGATTTTCTACAATTATCTGCTGAAGGACTTTCAGAGGTCGGTAATATACTCACTTGTTGAGAGACAGAAGATCAGGGTCCTGATTACTACTCCATCTAGCGACGGACTCGGTGTCACTTTAGGTAACTCTAATATTGTATTCTACAGTGCGCCAAGGAACTTCCTGGAGATTATTGATTCTGTTTCGACCAGACCCGGTGAAGATTCGGAGTTGTTCTTGAATCTATCTTTCAACAAGGCCGACTTGATTTCTAATACCGGTGAAATGGACAGGCTTTTTCCGACAGTTGAAGAGCTTGAAGCCGTTTATCAGGACCTTAAGGATGTTCTGCCAGCGTCTGAGAGGGATATCAGAAAGGCCCTTAGCTTTGAAGACGGAATCTCGAAGGTCTTTCTTTCTATGTTGGAGGAGATGAAGCTTGTAAGTGCTGACGAAGGAATCTGGTACAGCAGTTCGAGCTCGGAACTCGACTCAGTTGAGGTGAAAAAGACATTGCGTTACAGAGAGGGAGTCGCTGAAAAGAGAATGACCAGATGGTTCGCCACCAAGCTTTCGACGATGACGACAAGAGGACTGCTTCGGAGTCTTACAAACGCAGAAGAGGTGCTTAAGGTTGGTTGA
- a CDS encoding DUF5693 family protein, with protein MAEVPVRPRKSQRRRRNEKQKSALRLGNGIVVVAFISGLLLSLFYIPWRVSLDFNYNDAVVITEKAVDAVPSKQLIYVEDLENVSNLESSVILVDLRDDWHRLEEILALQIPMILTGVSPYTVSELASILDNHFAYTGYMEFDERGHYVLDVLRARENKSLVFRVHNLKKKEYPNYDVDKAVTRYLRAVRERSIDALLFLTPDNDFDYDELVSQVYGILDGMGLVSTEVVSPRTGSSRFALLASLFVFVLLLSVSPLLAAVVTALFVLFPTVGLPAAAVFGEFAIYRRVSSLKTGVIKGLLLFFSFSIFLGIAINASMVGASYQNGLELFRGVKISLVALPFWLFVTGFGRSVSKKVSRGDILVVLLAGLVAVYYILRSGNFSFVLDVERTMRDYLDNVLIVRPRFKELLAYPLLAVMIHFSFDLKGKLGPIIAAGGSLVTVSIVNTFCHATVPLWTGLLRSAYGLIFGTVLSLLIIAIIKKYNRSRDIANNLLNESDEDKSN; from the coding sequence GGATTGCTTCTGTCTTTGTTCTACATTCCCTGGAGAGTTTCCCTGGATTTCAACTACAACGATGCTGTGGTAATTACAGAGAAGGCGGTAGACGCAGTCCCTTCAAAGCAGCTGATTTACGTGGAAGATCTGGAGAACGTCTCGAATTTGGAGTCTTCGGTTATTCTGGTGGATCTGAGAGACGACTGGCATAGGCTGGAGGAGATATTGGCTCTGCAGATCCCGATGATCCTTACTGGAGTCTCCCCTTACACAGTCTCGGAGCTTGCATCGATTCTTGACAATCACTTCGCATACACGGGATACATGGAGTTTGACGAAAGAGGCCATTATGTCCTAGATGTGCTGAGGGCAAGGGAGAACAAATCTCTGGTGTTTCGAGTGCACAATCTGAAGAAGAAAGAGTATCCAAACTATGATGTTGACAAGGCAGTGACCAGGTACCTTAGAGCTGTCAGGGAAAGGAGCATTGATGCACTTCTCTTTTTGACTCCCGACAATGATTTTGACTATGATGAGCTGGTATCCCAAGTTTATGGAATACTCGACGGAATGGGATTAGTTTCGACCGAAGTAGTTTCTCCAAGGACTGGTTCATCCAGGTTCGCCTTGCTGGCATCCCTGTTTGTGTTTGTTCTCCTGTTATCTGTCAGTCCTTTGCTTGCAGCTGTTGTTACAGCGTTATTCGTGTTGTTTCCAACTGTTGGTCTTCCCGCGGCCGCTGTCTTCGGTGAGTTTGCCATATATCGGAGGGTTTCTTCCTTGAAAACCGGGGTGATCAAGGGTCTCCTTCTTTTCTTTTCCTTCTCGATCTTCCTCGGAATAGCAATCAACGCCTCGATGGTAGGTGCCTCCTATCAGAATGGACTGGAGCTCTTCAGAGGCGTGAAGATCTCATTGGTAGCCCTCCCCTTCTGGCTTTTTGTCACTGGTTTTGGTAGAAGCGTTTCGAAAAAGGTTTCTAGGGGAGATATACTTGTCGTTCTTCTTGCGGGGCTGGTAGCCGTCTATTACATCCTTAGAAGCGGGAACTTCTCTTTTGTGCTTGATGTGGAAAGAACAATGCGAGACTATCTTGACAACGTCCTCATAGTCCGTCCGCGTTTCAAGGAATTGCTCGCATATCCGCTTCTGGCAGTGATGATTCACTTCTCTTTTGATCTCAAAGGGAAACTCGGACCGATAATTGCTGCAGGTGGATCACTTGTAACTGTATCTATAGTTAATACCTTCTGCCACGCTACTGTTCCTCTGTGGACAGGCCTGCTGAGAAGTGCGTATGGTTTAATCTTCGGTACAGTGCTTTCACTTCTAATAATCGCGATCATCAAAAAGTATAATAGATCAAGGGACATCGCTAACAACTTGTTGAACGAGTCTGATGAAGACAAGTCTAATTAG
- a CDS encoding DUF368 domain-containing protein, with the protein MLYVIFVGVLMGLANLIPGVSGGTIALLGGIYERFVDSVSSLTALRIKKKEFVFLIQLIAGIGIGIFAFAALIDLSLSVVPSLMYGMFSGLVAGGIPVVFRRIEKIGATSIISFAAGVVLVVIISLLGSRSVEGSVSDRGALNLVFDVVAGFFGAAAMVLPGLSGAFILLLLGEYTRAISALKNLDLVIIAFIGVGVILGVVFVSRLLKFLMKRYRCATFSFLLGLMLGSIPDLLSRPGINFNLIQIAVGILSGLAFSYLIVILEKRNRVRT; encoded by the coding sequence ATGCTCTATGTGATCTTTGTAGGTGTACTAATGGGTCTAGCCAATCTCATTCCAGGTGTAAGTGGTGGTACAATCGCTCTTCTAGGAGGCATATATGAGCGATTTGTGGATTCAGTCTCATCGCTGACAGCTTTGAGGATCAAGAAGAAGGAGTTCGTATTCCTGATTCAGCTTATCGCGGGCATAGGGATAGGGATCTTCGCTTTCGCAGCTCTAATAGATCTCTCTCTTTCAGTCGTCCCTTCGCTAATGTATGGGATGTTCTCCGGACTCGTTGCTGGAGGAATTCCAGTTGTATTCAGGCGCATTGAAAAAATCGGCGCGACTTCGATTATCTCTTTCGCAGCCGGGGTAGTACTCGTTGTCATAATATCTCTGCTTGGTTCAAGGTCGGTAGAAGGTAGTGTTTCTGATCGCGGTGCTCTTAATCTCGTTTTTGATGTGGTAGCAGGTTTTTTTGGAGCGGCGGCTATGGTCCTTCCCGGACTTAGCGGTGCCTTCATACTTCTACTGCTCGGTGAATACACTAGGGCAATATCTGCTCTCAAGAACCTAGACTTAGTAATCATTGCCTTCATCGGAGTCGGTGTTATTCTTGGCGTGGTCTTCGTAAGCAGACTTCTGAAGTTCTTGATGAAGAGATACCGCTGTGCGACTTTCTCCTTCCTTCTTGGCCTTATGCTAGGCTCAATACCCGATCTACTCTCCAGACCGGGGATCAACTTCAATCTGATACAAATAGCGGTGGGAATTCTCTCGGGACTAGCATTCTCATACCTTATAGTAATACTCGAAAAGAGAAATAGAGTAAGAACCTAG
- a CDS encoding rod shape-determining protein, translating to MKKGDLGIDLGTASLLVFQKGKDIVIDEPSVIAVETKTGKIISIGSEAKEMIGKTPKDIKAVRPIRDGVIADYQILEQALKELVKRTRTKFSLSRPAVVVGVPAKVTSVERRAVIEATTAAGASRVYLVLEPVVAAIGAGLHIFDSVGNMVVDIGGGTSDIAVISLGGIVVSRSLRTAGDAMDDAIIKFVKRKYKFLIGSSTAEDVKIKIGKAFPTLESYELEVRGRDALNGLPGNIRITSDDIHEAISQILQDIVLNLRQILEETPPEIAADIMDTGVVLTGGGSLIRGLPDLIIQETGIKTIVSEDPRTCVVKGIGELLESDKHLQRVAINHNK from the coding sequence ATGAAAAAGGGTGATCTTGGCATCGATTTGGGAACCGCTTCTCTCTTGGTCTTTCAGAAGGGCAAGGATATAGTGATTGATGAGCCTTCGGTCATCGCTGTTGAAACGAAGACGGGAAAGATAATCTCAATTGGTTCTGAAGCTAAGGAAATGATCGGTAAGACACCAAAGGACATAAAGGCTGTAAGGCCAATTCGAGATGGGGTTATTGCAGACTATCAGATTTTAGAACAGGCTCTCAAGGAACTTGTGAAGCGAACTCGCACGAAATTCTCCCTTTCCAGACCGGCGGTTGTTGTCGGTGTTCCGGCCAAGGTTACAAGTGTTGAGAGAAGAGCAGTTATCGAAGCCACAACGGCTGCAGGAGCAAGCAGAGTTTACCTGGTTCTTGAACCTGTGGTCGCTGCAATCGGAGCAGGCCTTCACATATTTGATTCAGTGGGTAATATGGTTGTGGATATTGGAGGAGGGACTTCCGACATTGCCGTAATCAGCCTTGGCGGGATAGTAGTCTCGCGCTCTCTGAGAACTGCCGGAGATGCAATGGACGACGCGATAATCAAGTTTGTCAAGCGCAAGTACAAGTTTCTTATTGGCAGTTCGACTGCAGAGGACGTCAAAATTAAGATCGGGAAGGCCTTTCCCACTCTGGAAAGCTACGAGCTTGAGGTAAGAGGAAGAGATGCTCTGAACGGTCTTCCGGGTAATATTAGGATCACTTCTGACGATATTCATGAGGCGATATCTCAGATCTTGCAGGATATTGTTCTTAATCTTAGACAGATTCTGGAAGAGACACCTCCGGAAATCGCTGCCGACATAATGGATACAGGCGTTGTGCTCACAGGAGGTGGTTCTTTGATCCGAGGATTACCGGATTTGATAATTCAGGAGACCGGTATCAAAACCATAGTCTCCGAGGACCCAAGAACTTGCGTTGTCAAGGGAATAGGAGAGCTCCTTGAAAGCGATAAGCATCTTCAGAGAGTAGCGATAAATCACAACAAATAG
- the sufC gene encoding Fe-S cluster assembly ATPase SufC: MTLLEVRNLHAVLAENNEEILKGVNLTVRSGEIHAIMGPNGSGKSTFANVLMGNPKYTVTEGTMRFMNKNISRLSVDERARLGIFLSFQQPQEISGVKLRSFLMAASQSFGNKTPLLKMSQEVDRLAYNIGLEMELIDRYLNVGFSGGEKKKAEIVQMCFLKPKLAILDEIDSGLDIDALKSIARSINEFRYSENAIILITHYKRLLEHVEPDYVHIYVNGTMAITGGKELSVEVEENGYEGIFGSAKGA; the protein is encoded by the coding sequence TTGACTCTTCTGGAAGTGAGGAATCTTCACGCTGTTCTTGCTGAGAATAATGAAGAGATATTGAAGGGAGTGAACCTAACCGTTAGGAGCGGAGAGATTCATGCCATTATGGGGCCTAACGGAAGCGGGAAATCCACCTTTGCAAATGTGCTGATGGGCAACCCAAAATACACAGTGACCGAAGGCACCATGAGGTTCATGAACAAGAACATATCAAGATTGTCTGTTGACGAGAGGGCTAGGCTAGGCATCTTTCTCTCTTTCCAACAGCCGCAGGAAATATCCGGAGTCAAGCTCAGAAGTTTTCTCATGGCTGCCTCTCAGAGCTTTGGGAACAAAACGCCTTTGCTTAAAATGAGTCAGGAAGTTGACAGATTGGCTTATAATATAGGTTTGGAGATGGAACTCATAGATAGGTATCTTAACGTAGGTTTCTCTGGTGGAGAGAAGAAAAAGGCCGAAATAGTTCAAATGTGTTTTTTGAAGCCTAAGTTGGCTATCCTTGACGAAATCGATTCCGGGTTGGATATAGATGCACTCAAGAGCATCGCTCGATCCATCAATGAATTCAGATACTCGGAGAACGCGATTATTCTGATCACACATTACAAAAGGTTGCTTGAACATGTGGAGCCGGATTATGTGCATATCTATGTAAATGGAACGATGGCAATAACTGGAGGTAAGGAGCTTTCAGTAGAAGTTGAAGAGAATGGCTACGAGGGGATCTTTGGGTCAGCAAAGGGGGCCTGA